The following coding sequences lie in one Populus trichocarpa isolate Nisqually-1 chromosome 14, P.trichocarpa_v4.1, whole genome shotgun sequence genomic window:
- the LOC18105341 gene encoding chromatin remodeling protein EBS: MAKTKPGKKDLDSYTIKGTNKVVRPGDCVLMRPSDTDKLPYVARIEKIEADHRNNVKVRVRWYYRPEESIGGRRQFHGAKELFLSDHYDVQSAHTIEGKCTVHSFKNYTKLENVGAEDYFCRFEYKASTGGFTPDRVAVYCKCEMPYNPDDLMVQCEGCKDWFHPSCMGMTIEEAKKSDHFLCSDCSSDDDAKRSLNVFPVSPSLEVKVETKRRKR, from the exons ATGGCCAAAACCAAACCTGGCAAAAAAGACCTTGATTCTTACACTATCAAAGGCACCAACAAAGTTGTTAGAC CTGGTGATTGTGTGTTGATGCGCCCATCGGATACAGATAAGCTTCCATACGTGGCACGTATAGAGAAAATCGAGGCAGATCATCGAAACAACGTTAAAGTTCGTGTACGGTGGTACTACCGGCCGGAGGAATCCATTGGGGGACGCCGTCAATTCCACGGAGCAAAAGAGTTATTCCTGTCAGACCACTATGATGTGCAAAGTGCACATACAATCGAAGGCAAGTGCACAGTGCACTCCTTCAAGAACTACACTAAGCTTGAAAATGTTGGAGCTGAGGATTACTTTTGTAGGTTCGAATACAAGGCTTCCACTGGTGGTTTCACTCCCGATCGTGTAGCTGT GTACTGTAAGTGTGAAATGCCATACAATCCGGATGATCTCATGGTGCAATGCGAGGGATGCAAAGATTG GTTTCATCCTTCTTGTATGGGTATGACAATTGAAGAAGCCAAAAAATCAGATCACTTTCTGTGCTCCGACTGCTCATCTGATGATGATGCAAAAAGATCTTTGAATGTATTCCCAGTATCACCATCACTTGAGGTTAAG GTGGAGACAAAACGCAGGAAGAGATGA